The Falco peregrinus isolate bFalPer1 chromosome 1, bFalPer1.pri, whole genome shotgun sequence genome has a window encoding:
- the TIAL1 gene encoding nucleolysin TIAR isoform X5: MDARVVKDMATGKSKGYGFVSFYNKLDAENAIVHMGGQWLGGRQIRTNWATRKPPAPKSTQENNTKQLRFEDVVNQSSPKNCTVYCGGIASGLTDQLMRQTFSPFGQIMEIRVFPEKGYSFVRFSTHESAAHAIVSVNGTTIEGHVVKCYWGKESPDMTKNFQQVDYSQWGQWSQVYGNPQQYGQYMANGWQVPSYGMYGQAWNQQGFGVDQSPSAAWMGGFGAQPAQGQGAPVIPNQAGYGMASYQTQ; the protein is encoded by the exons AT GGATGCACGGGTAGTTAAAGATATGGCAACTGGAAAGTCAAAAGGCTATGGTTTTGTATCTTTTTATAACAAACTG GATGCAGAAAATGCTATTGTACACATGGGAGGCCAGTGGTTGGGAGGCCGTCAGATCAGAACTAACTGGGCGACACGGAAACCACCAGCCCCCAAAAGTACACAAGAAA ATAATACAAAACAATTGAGATTTGAAGATGTAGTAAATCAGTCAAGTCCAAAAAATTGTACTGTGTACTGTGGAGGAATTGCCTCTGGGCTAACAG ATCAGCTTATGAGACAGACTTTTTCACCATTTGGACAGATTATGGAAATAAGGGTCTTTCCAGAAAAAGGTTACTCATTTGTCAG ATTTTCAACCCATGAAAGTGCAGCACATGCTATTGTTTCAGTTAATGGAACCACAATTGAAGGACATGTTGTTAAATGTTATTGGGGTAAAGAATCCCCTGATATGACTAAAAACTTCCAACAG GTGGATTACAGTCAGTGGGGGCAATGGAGCCAAGTATATGGAAATCCACAACAGTATGGGCAATATATGGCTAATGGGTGGCAAGTACCATCATATGGAATGTATGGCCAAGCATGGAATCAACAGGGTTTTGGAGTAGA ccaATCTCCATCTGCTGCCTGGATGGGTGGATTTGGTGCTCAACCTGCCCAGGGACAAGGTGCTCCTGTAATACCTAACCAAGCTGGATATGGTATGGCAAGCTACCAAACACAGTGA